The genomic window TTCAGGCGAACCACGCAATCGGCAACAAGGTAGTTACAATCATCGGCGCACGCACAAAGGAGCTTCTGTTCTTCGAGGACGAGATGCGTGAGGCCAGCGATGAACTCATCGTCGTTACTGATGACGGAAGCTACGGGCGCAAAGCAGTCGTTACCGTACCTCTCACTGAGCTCTGCGAGAAGGAGAAGGTCAGCGAGATAGTCTCAATCGGCCCGGCAATAATGATGAAGTTCTGCGTTGCCGCCGCAAGACCTTTCGGCGTACCCATCACAACGTCGCTCAACACGATAATGATTGACGGCACGGGAATGTGCGGATGCTGCCGCGTCAAGGTCGGCGACCAGACAAAGTTTGTGTGCGTTGACGGCCCTGAGTTCGACGGCTACCAGGTCGATTTCGACAACATGATGCAGAGGATGACGGCCTTCAAGGACAAGGAACGCGAGGCAGACCACAAGTGCCGTGTAGGGCTTGATGCCGGAAAGGTAAGGGCATAACGATGAGCGAACACAAGACAACAGAGATTCTGCAGGAAGAAGCGGCCGGACTGTGGGCTGGCATAGAGGCCAAGAAGGCAGATGGCAAGTTTGTAGCTAAGGACAGAACAGCGATTCCTCAGCAGGAGATGCCCTCACAAGACCCTGTAGTCCGCGCAAAGAACATGTCAGAAGTTGCGCTCGGCTACACTGAGACTCAGGCGCGCGTTGAGGCCGAAAGGTGCATTCAGTGCGCAGCAGCTCCGTGCAAGAAGGGCTGTCCTGTGAGCGTACCGATTCCCGAGTTCATCAAGCACATTCAGGAAGGCGACTTCAAGGGCGCAGTTGACACCATCAAGAACACGAACCTTCTTCCCGCGATTTGCGGCCGTGTCTGCCCGCAGGAGAAGCAGTGCCAGAGCTTCTGCACCGTCGGAAAGATGCTGAAGTCCCCCGAGAAGGCAGTAGCAATCGGCAGGCTTGAACGTTTCGTAGCAGACTGGGAGAGAGCACATGACCTTATTTCCGTGCCCACGCCGAAGCCCGACACAGGGAAGAAAGTTGCTGTAATCGGTTCAGGCCCTGCAGGACTCACAGTAGCCGCAGACATCCGCCGTGAAGGCCACAGCGTAACAGTGTTTGAGGCGTTCCAGAAGACCGGCGGAGTCATGGTGTACGGTATTCCTGAGTTCCGTCTTCCGAAGGCAATCGTCGCCAAAGAAGTCGAGAACCTCAAGAAGATGGGCGTTGAGTTCAGGACGAGCTTCCTTGTCGGACGCACGGCAACCCTCGAGCAGCTGCTTGACGAGGGCGGATACGATGCGGCGTTCATCGGGACGGGTGCAGGACTGCCGAAGTTCATGCGCATTGAGGGCGAAAACCTCATCGGAGTATTCAGCGCGAACGAGTACCTGACGCGCTCGAACCTCATGAAGGCCTACGACAGAGACCACGCAGACACACCGCTTTACGACGCAAAGAGAGTTGCAGTGTTCGGCGGCGGAAATGTCGCAATGGACGGTGCACGTACAGCCTTAAGGCTCGGTGCGGAGAAGGTCTACTGCGTTTACAGAAGAACCCGCGCTGAGATGCCGGCACGTATCGAGGAAGTTGCACACGCATTTGAAGAGGGAGTAGATTTCCACTTCCTCGAGAACCCGACGAAGTTCATCGGCGACGACAAGGGCAGGCTTGTGGGCGTTGAGCTTCTGAGCTACGAGCTCGGCGAGCCTGATGCGTCCGGCAGAAGGAAGCCCGTAGCGATTCCGGGAACTGAGCACGTGCTCGACATTGATGCGGCAGTCATCGCTCTCGGCAACGACTCCAACCCTCTGATGGCGCAGACTACTCCAGGCCTCAACGTAACCAAGTACGGCAACATCATTGTTGACCCTGAGACGCAGAAGACCAGCATTGACAGGGTATGGGCAGGCGGAGACAT from Synergistaceae bacterium includes these protein-coding regions:
- a CDS encoding sulfide/dihydroorotate dehydrogenase-like FAD/NAD-binding protein — encoded protein: MHKILEKRQLSYDKERDQSVFYYKVEAPEIARNRKAGQFIIFQIDEDYGERIPLTIADANAEEGWIAIVFQTVGATTRRFSMTFNEGDYVPVLVGPLGKPTHIEKKDGIVVCVGGGIGIAPLHPIVQANHAIGNKVVTIIGARTKELLFFEDEMREASDELIVVTDDGSYGRKAVVTVPLTELCEKEKVSEIVSIGPAIMMKFCVAAARPFGVPITTSLNTIMIDGTGMCGCCRVKVGDQTKFVCVDGPEFDGYQVDFDNMMQRMTAFKDKEREADHKCRVGLDAGKVRA
- the gltA gene encoding NADPH-dependent glutamate synthase gives rise to the protein MPSQDPVVRAKNMSEVALGYTETQARVEAERCIQCAAAPCKKGCPVSVPIPEFIKHIQEGDFKGAVDTIKNTNLLPAICGRVCPQEKQCQSFCTVGKMLKSPEKAVAIGRLERFVADWERAHDLISVPTPKPDTGKKVAVIGSGPAGLTVAADIRREGHSVTVFEAFQKTGGVMVYGIPEFRLPKAIVAKEVENLKKMGVEFRTSFLVGRTATLEQLLDEGGYDAAFIGTGAGLPKFMRIEGENLIGVFSANEYLTRSNLMKAYDRDHADTPLYDAKRVAVFGGGNVAMDGARTALRLGAEKVYCVYRRTRAEMPARIEEVAHAFEEGVDFHFLENPTKFIGDDKGRLVGVELLSYELGEPDASGRRKPVAIPGTEHVLDIDAAVIALGNDSNPLMAQTTPGLNVTKYGNIIVDPETQKTSIDRVWAGGDIVLGAATVILAMGEGRRAAASMNAYLAGK